The proteins below come from a single Rhinolophus ferrumequinum isolate MPI-CBG mRhiFer1 chromosome 8, mRhiFer1_v1.p, whole genome shotgun sequence genomic window:
- the TMEM169 gene encoding transmembrane protein 169, whose amino-acid sequence MEEPAPVEGQGQLPSPHQGSLRKAVAAALALDGESTMGRRKKKKKESRPESVIIYRSENEKVDEEPGESEGGDQPKEEEGDDFLDYPADDGMWNMPLDSRYVTLTGTITRGKKKGQMVDIHVTLTEKELQELTKPKESLKETAPEGRKACQMAADQGPHVVLWTLVCLPVVFLLSFIVSFYYGTITWYNIFLVYNEERTFWHKISCCPCLILFYPVLIMAMASSLGLYAAVVQLSWSWGAWWQAARDMEKGFCGWLCSKLGLEDCSPYSIVELLESDNISGNLSNKDPTQEVETSTV is encoded by the exons ATGGAAGAACCGGCACCAGTGGAAGGCCAGGGCCAGCTCCCAAGCCCCCACCAGGGCTCTCTGAGGAAGGCTGTGGCTGCTGCCCTGGCTCTGGATGGGGAATCCACAATGGGTcgcaggaaaaagaagaagaaagagtcCCGTCCGGAATCTGTCATCATCTACCGGTCAGAGAATGAGAAAGTAGATGAGGAGCCTGGGGAATCAGAAGGTGGAGACCAGCctaaagaggaggaaggagacgATTTCCTAGACTATCCTGCTGATGATG GTATGTGGAACATGCCTTTGGACAGCCGCTATGTCACATTAACTGGGACCATCACACGAGGGAAGAAAAAGGGTCAGATGGTGGACATCCATGTCACATTGACAGAGAAGGAGCTTCAAGAGTTGACCAAGCCTAAAGAGTCGTTGAAAGAAACAGCACCTGAAGGCAGAAAGGCCTGCCAGATGGCGGCGGACCAGGGGCCCCATGTGGTCCTCTGGACACTGGTCTGCCTGCCTGTGGTTTTTCTCCTGTCTTTCATTGTCTCTTTTTACTATGGCACTATCACCTGGTACAACATTTTCCTCGTGTACAATGAGGAAAGGACTTTCTGGCACAAGATTTCATGCTGCCCCTGCCTCATTCTCTTCTATCCAGTGCTCATTATGGCCATGGCTTCTTCCCTGGGCCTCTATGCTGCTGTGGTCCAGCTCTCGTGGTCCTGGGGAGCATGGTGGCAAGCTGCCCGGGACATGGAGAAAGGCTTCTGTGGCTGGCTCTGCAGCAAGCTGGGTCTGGAGGACTGTTCTCCCTATAGTATTGTGGAGTTGCTTGAATCTGACAATATTTCAGGCAATCTCTCCAACAAGGACCCCACCCAGGAAGTAGAAACTTCCACTGTCTAA